Proteins from one Pongo abelii isolate AG06213 chromosome 7, NHGRI_mPonAbe1-v2.0_pri, whole genome shotgun sequence genomic window:
- the LOC112134657 gene encoding uncharacterized protein LOC112134657 → MSEMEIVQSCLEAEDSARAHLETPGIPQYNSNDILKESISKKMWFEHTELHNMSKIGPNGSVLQHCSAFPFLGVTTLLRKEEKAKICSQVDSSMMESPKWKSRLWLQDIRFNKQKDAHLGCCTNYHVLNKVTYFTLHVEMSIISMCHRRSHKYHYWLC, encoded by the exons ATGTCTGAAATGGAGATTGTACAATCCTGTCTTGAAGCAGAAGACTCAGCTAGAGCACATCTGGAAACACCCGGCATTCCTCAATATAAttcaaatgatattttaaaag agtcCATTTCTAAGAAGATGTGGTTCGAACATACAGAGCTACATAATATGAGTAAAATAGGACCTAACGGTAGTGTTCTCCAGCATTGCTCTGCCTTTCCTTTTCTGGGTGTAACAACATTactaagaaaggaagaaaaagcaaaaatctgcTCTCAGGTAGATTCCAGCATGATGGAAAGCCCCAAATGGAAGTCTCGGCTTTGGTTACAGGACATAAGGTTTAATAAACAAAAAGATGCTCATCTGGGATGCTGCACCAATTATCATGTACTAAATAAGGTTACCTATTTCACTCTCCATGTAGAAATGTCCATCATAAGCATGTGCCACAGAAGGTCTCACAAGTATCATTATTGgctgtgttga